One genomic segment of Sminthopsis crassicaudata isolate SCR6 chromosome 2, ASM4859323v1, whole genome shotgun sequence includes these proteins:
- the LOC141553361 gene encoding olfactory receptor 2AG1-like — protein MEFWNTTLENTFFLIGILQDSKFPGLVCATITFLYLMAMISNGLLLLLIAMDKQLHVPMYFLLSQLSLMDLLFTTVISPKTLVDYLRGQSTISFSGCGFQMFLILIIGGAEDILLAFMAYDRYVAIQHPLNYMVFMRPKVCWSMVTTSWLLAFLNSLIHTTYTMHFPFCRAREIHHLVCEIPPLLKLACTDTTKYQFMVYTMGVTFLVLPLSAILASYTLVLTAVFHMPSTQGRQKALLTCSSHLTVVGLYYGAAVFMYVLPSSYHNPQQDNILSVFYTVITPALNPLIYSLRNKDVLGALKKLLGKGIQKPKL, from the coding sequence ATGGAATTCTGGAACACCACCTTGGAGAATACTTTTTTCCTTATTGGAATTCTCCAGGACAGTAAGTTCCCTGGACTGGTTTGTGCCACAATCACATTCCTCTATCTCATGGCCATGATCAGCAATGGTCTCCTGCTATTATTAATTGCTATGGACAAGCAGCTACATGTGCCTATGTATTTCTTACTCAGCCAGCTCTCACTTATGGATTTGCTATTTACAACCGTCATTTCCCCCAAAACACTAGTGGATTATTTACGTGGACAGAGCACCATCTCTTTTTCAGGCTGTGGATTTCAGATGTTCCTAATATTGATAATTGGAGGTGCTGAAGACATTCTGTTGGCCTTCATGGCATATGACCGTTATGTGGCCATTCAACATCCTCTGAACTATATGGTTTTCATGAGACCCAAAGTTTGCTGGTCCATGGTGACCACATCCTGGCTCTTGGCATTCTTAAATTCCCTTATTCACACCACATACACTATGCATTTCCCTTTCTGTAGAGCCCGGGAGATTCACCACCTGGTCTGTGAGATCCCTCCACTGCTGAAGCTTGCATGTACTGACACCACAAAGTATCAGTTCATGGTATACACAATGGGAGTAACATTCCTCgtcctccctctctctgctaTCCTTGCCTCTTATACACTAGTTTTAACTGCTGTGTTCCACATGCCATCAACACAAGGGAGACAGAAAGCTCTCCTTACCTGTTCATCCCATCTGACAGTGGTTGGGCTCTACTACGGAGCTGCTGTGTTCATGTATGTCCTACCCAGTTCTTACCATAACCCTCAGCAGGACAATATACTCTCTGTGTTCTATACTGTTATTACTCCAGCCCTGAATCCCCTGATCTACAGCCTGAGGAACAAGGATGTATTAGGTGCACTGAAGAAGTTACTAGGAAAAGGCATCCAAAAACCAAAATTGTAG